One genomic segment of Micromonospora sp. WMMC415 includes these proteins:
- a CDS encoding ABC transporter permease produces the protein MSGTAVLRETGHFFAFCLDTLRGLGRRPVQVREFVQQAWFISSVSILPAALVSIPFGAVIALQLGSLVRQLGAQSFTGAASVLAVVREAGPIVTALVIAGAGGSAICADLGSRRIREELDAMQVLGIDPIHRLVVPRVLASMLVAVLLNGLVSVVGVSGGYLFNVVMQGGTPGAYLASFQALGQLPDLLVGEVKALLFGAAAALIASYKGMTAKGGPKGVGDAVNQSVVLTFMALFALNFVVTAVYFQVVPQKGS, from the coding sequence ATGAGCGGCACGGCGGTCCTGCGCGAGACCGGCCACTTCTTCGCCTTCTGCCTGGACACCCTCCGGGGACTGGGCCGGCGACCCGTGCAGGTCCGCGAGTTCGTCCAGCAGGCCTGGTTCATCAGCTCGGTGTCGATCCTGCCGGCGGCGCTCGTCTCGATCCCGTTCGGCGCGGTGATCGCGCTCCAGCTCGGCTCCCTGGTACGCCAGCTCGGCGCGCAGTCCTTCACCGGCGCCGCGTCGGTCCTGGCCGTCGTCCGCGAGGCCGGGCCGATCGTGACCGCGCTGGTGATCGCCGGCGCCGGTGGCTCCGCGATCTGCGCCGACCTCGGCTCCCGCCGCATCCGGGAGGAGCTCGACGCGATGCAGGTGCTCGGCATCGACCCGATCCACCGGCTGGTGGTGCCGCGCGTGCTCGCCTCGATGCTGGTGGCCGTGCTGCTCAACGGCCTGGTCAGCGTCGTCGGGGTCAGCGGCGGCTACCTGTTCAACGTGGTCATGCAGGGCGGCACGCCGGGCGCGTACCTGGCCAGCTTCCAGGCCCTCGGACAACTGCCCGACCTGCTGGTGGGCGAGGTGAAGGCGCTGCTGTTCGGCGCCGCCGCCGCGCTGATCGCCTCCTACAAGGGAATGACCGCCAAGGGCGGCCCGAAGGGCGTCGGCGACGCGGTGAACCAGAGCGTCGTGCTCACGTTCATGGCGCTGTTCGCCCTGAACTTCGTGGTCACCGCCGTGTACTTCCAGGTCGTACCGCAGAAGGGGAGCTGA
- a CDS encoding ABC transporter permease, whose product MRHLDDLGGQLAFYVRAFAWTPRTVRRYKREVVRLLAEVSFGTGALAVLGGTVGVICFLTFFTGTEVGLQGYQALNQIGSSAFTGFISAYFNTREISPLVAALALSATVGCGFTAQLGAMRISEEVDALEVMAVPSLPFLVTTRMIAGFIAVVPLYVIGLLSSYLATRTIAVSYFGQSAGTYDYYFHLFLPPGDVLWSFGKVLVFSVIVVLVHCYYGYTASGGPAGVGIAVGRAVRLAIVAVNIVDFFLSLAIWGATTTVRIAG is encoded by the coding sequence CTGCGACACCTCGACGACCTCGGCGGGCAGCTCGCCTTCTACGTGCGGGCGTTCGCCTGGACGCCGCGCACCGTACGCCGGTACAAGCGGGAGGTCGTCCGCCTCCTCGCCGAGGTCAGCTTCGGTACCGGGGCGCTGGCGGTGCTCGGTGGGACGGTGGGCGTCATCTGCTTCCTCACCTTCTTCACCGGCACCGAGGTGGGACTCCAGGGCTACCAGGCGCTCAACCAGATCGGCAGCAGCGCCTTCACCGGCTTCATTTCCGCGTACTTCAACACCCGGGAGATCTCGCCCCTGGTGGCGGCGCTGGCCCTGTCGGCGACGGTGGGCTGCGGGTTCACCGCACAGCTCGGCGCGATGCGCATCTCCGAGGAGGTCGACGCGCTGGAGGTGATGGCGGTGCCCTCGCTGCCGTTCCTGGTCACCACCCGGATGATCGCCGGGTTCATCGCGGTCGTCCCGCTGTACGTGATCGGGCTGCTCTCCAGCTACCTCGCCACCCGGACCATCGCGGTGTCCTACTTCGGGCAGTCGGCCGGCACGTACGACTACTACTTCCACCTGTTCCTGCCGCCCGGGGACGTGCTGTGGTCCTTCGGCAAGGTGCTGGTCTTCAGCGTGATCGTCGTCCTGGTCCACTGCTACTACGGCTACACCGCCAGCGGCGGGCCGGCCGGCGTGGGCATCGCCGTCGGCCGCGCCGTCCGCCTGGCCATCGTGGCCGTCAACATCGTGGACTTCTTCCTGTCGCTGGCCATCTGGGGCGCGACCACCACCGTCCGGATCGCGGGGTGA
- a CDS encoding MCE family protein, whose product MKNRILGVVFIAVLTAALTASVLHYHRAFTPVAWVTLHTDRAGLQLSDGADVKVRGVVVGDVRSVRSDGGGATLRLALDPALTRRIPADVTARLLPKTLFGERYVELVPPEATSAGPIRDGAVITQDRSRTAVELERVLDEALPLLQAVRPDQLAVTLGALAAALDGRGEQLGANLDRLAAYLKQLNPALPTIEEDIRTLAVVLDGYDAALPDLLALLRDVTVTARTVTDQRGQLAAFLAGTTGTADVTRGFLDRHGDQLIRLGQVSRPVLELLAAYAPEYPCLMRGLVALQPRVEEVFAGGRMRITLEVTRDGGKYERGRDEPVYGAGGGPDCHGLPRPGTPAPEVPIDDGYDYSGDRPRPLLPVGVPASGAAAPAAPVEMGRAGTTEEQDLVGPIVGAVTGTPPVEVPDIAVLLWGPLLRGAVVNTR is encoded by the coding sequence ATGAAGAATCGCATCCTCGGCGTCGTCTTCATCGCCGTGCTGACCGCGGCGCTGACCGCCTCCGTCCTCCACTACCACCGGGCCTTCACGCCGGTCGCCTGGGTCACCCTGCACACCGACCGCGCCGGGTTGCAGCTCAGCGACGGCGCCGACGTCAAGGTACGCGGCGTCGTCGTCGGCGACGTGCGTTCCGTGCGCAGCGACGGCGGCGGGGCCACCCTGCGGTTGGCGCTCGACCCGGCCCTGACCCGGCGGATCCCCGCCGACGTGACCGCCCGCCTGCTGCCGAAGACGCTCTTCGGCGAGCGGTACGTCGAGCTGGTTCCGCCCGAGGCGACCAGCGCCGGACCGATCCGCGACGGCGCCGTCATCACCCAGGACCGCAGCCGTACCGCCGTCGAGCTGGAACGGGTCCTCGACGAGGCGCTGCCCCTGCTCCAGGCCGTCCGCCCCGACCAGCTGGCCGTGACGCTCGGCGCGCTGGCCGCCGCCCTCGACGGCCGCGGCGAGCAGCTCGGCGCGAACCTCGACCGGCTCGCCGCCTACCTGAAGCAGCTCAACCCCGCCCTGCCCACCATCGAGGAGGACATCCGGACGCTCGCCGTCGTCCTCGACGGGTACGACGCGGCGCTGCCCGACCTGCTGGCGCTGCTGCGGGACGTGACCGTCACCGCCCGTACCGTCACCGACCAGCGCGGCCAGCTCGCGGCGTTCCTGGCCGGGACCACCGGCACCGCCGACGTCACCCGGGGGTTCCTCGACCGGCACGGCGACCAGCTCATCCGGCTCGGCCAGGTCAGCCGGCCGGTCCTGGAACTGCTCGCCGCATACGCCCCCGAGTACCCGTGCCTGATGCGAGGGCTGGTCGCCCTGCAACCGCGGGTCGAGGAGGTGTTCGCGGGCGGGCGGATGCGCATCACCCTGGAGGTCACCCGGGACGGCGGCAAGTACGAGCGCGGGCGCGACGAGCCGGTCTACGGCGCCGGCGGCGGACCGGACTGCCACGGGCTGCCCCGACCGGGGACGCCCGCCCCCGAGGTGCCGATCGACGACGGGTACGACTACTCCGGCGACCGTCCCCGCCCGCTCCTGCCGGTCGGCGTACCGGCTTCGGGCGCCGCCGCCCCGGCCGCTCCGGTCGAGATGGGACGCGCCGGCACGACGGAGGAGCAGGACCTCGTCGGCCCCATCGTCGGCGCCGTCACCGGCACCCCGCCGGTGGAGGTGCCCGACATCGCGGTCCTGCTGTGGGGTCCGCTGCTGCGCGGCGCGGTGGTGAACACGCGATGA
- a CDS encoding MCE family protein encodes MTGKTTASLLKLSLFAAVTLLLTALLAQTLGAFPAGGPTYRARFTDATGLLPGDDVRIAGVRVGQVRGIRVVDNTVAEVSFTVRDDVPLATGVRAKIRYRNLVGQRYLALTEGPGDRRPLRPGGLIPIGQTTPALDLTVLFNGFRPLFTALDPQDVNKLAHEIIQVLQGEGGTVTSLLDRTASLTNTLADRDAVIGRVVTNLNTVLGTLATRDRELDQAIRQLQQFVSGLSADRTAIGEALVSIGDLTTATSALLEDARPPLAADIRALDTLAGTLNRNAAVIDGTLGRLPDRYQSLTRVASYGSWFNFYLCDFDGRVTAGGQTLNPVTFSAPAARCATGGSR; translated from the coding sequence ATGACCGGGAAGACCACCGCCTCGCTGCTCAAGCTGAGCCTCTTCGCCGCCGTGACGCTGCTGCTCACCGCCCTGCTCGCGCAGACCCTCGGCGCGTTCCCGGCCGGCGGCCCCACCTACCGCGCCCGGTTCACCGACGCCACCGGGCTGCTGCCCGGCGACGACGTGCGTATCGCGGGCGTCCGGGTCGGACAGGTCCGCGGCATCCGGGTGGTCGACAACACCGTCGCCGAGGTGTCCTTCACCGTCCGCGACGACGTTCCGCTGGCCACCGGCGTCCGCGCCAAGATCCGCTACCGCAACCTGGTCGGCCAGCGCTACCTGGCGCTGACCGAGGGCCCCGGCGACCGCCGGCCGCTGCGACCCGGCGGGCTCATCCCGATCGGGCAGACCACTCCCGCGCTGGACCTGACCGTGCTGTTCAACGGGTTCCGTCCACTGTTCACCGCGCTCGACCCGCAGGACGTCAACAAGCTCGCCCACGAGATCATCCAGGTGCTCCAGGGGGAGGGCGGCACCGTCACGAGCCTGCTGGACCGCACCGCGTCGCTGACCAACACGCTCGCCGACCGGGACGCCGTCATCGGCCGGGTCGTCACCAACCTCAACACCGTCCTCGGCACCCTCGCCACCCGCGACCGCGAACTCGACCAGGCGATCCGGCAGCTGCAGCAGTTCGTCTCGGGACTGTCGGCCGACCGGACCGCGATCGGCGAGGCGCTGGTCAGCATCGGCGACCTCACCACCGCCACGTCGGCGCTGCTGGAGGACGCGCGACCACCCCTGGCGGCCGACATCCGGGCCCTCGACACGCTCGCCGGCACCCTCAACCGCAACGCGGCCGTCATCGACGGCACCCTCGGCCGGCTCCCCGACCGGTACCAGTCGCTGACCCGGGTCGCCTCGTACGGGTCGTGGTTCAACTTCTACCTCTGTGACTTCGACGGCCGGGTCACGGCCGGCGGGCAGACCCTGAATCCCGTGACGTTCAGCGCCCCGGCCGCCCGGTGCGCGACCGGAGGCAGCCGATGA
- a CDS encoding MCE family protein gives MRPFRERNPVAVGAVGLALVGATLLGAFQLDRLAALTGRAYQAAFTDASGLAVGNEVRVAGVRVGKVTAVELARDTRPYVRVRFRVDDDGVRLGDRTAATIRIKTVLGQKYLALAPDGGGRLPEGAQIPLERTAAPFDVVQAVTGLADTLDTIDTDQLAAAFATLSETFADTPGTVNASLVGLSRLSRTVADRDAELRSLLARARTVTDVLATRDEEFRALVTDGEALLAEVRRRRDAIHELLVGTNDLATQLSGLVADNQAQLGPALRQLRDVVAILQRNRDDLELTVQRMAPFVSAFANVVGNGRWFDSYVQGLVQPFQPTTGGR, from the coding sequence ATGAGACCGTTCCGGGAACGCAATCCCGTCGCCGTGGGCGCCGTCGGCCTCGCGTTGGTCGGCGCCACCCTGCTCGGCGCCTTCCAGCTGGACCGGCTCGCGGCGCTGACCGGGCGCGCCTACCAGGCGGCGTTCACCGACGCCAGTGGGCTGGCGGTGGGCAACGAGGTCCGCGTCGCCGGCGTGCGCGTCGGCAAGGTCACCGCCGTGGAACTGGCCCGGGACACCCGCCCGTACGTGCGGGTCCGCTTCCGTGTCGACGACGACGGCGTACGCCTCGGCGACCGGACCGCGGCGACGATCCGGATCAAGACGGTGCTGGGGCAGAAGTACCTGGCGCTGGCGCCCGACGGCGGGGGACGGCTGCCCGAGGGCGCGCAGATCCCCCTCGAGCGCACCGCCGCGCCGTTCGACGTGGTGCAGGCCGTCACCGGCCTCGCCGACACCCTCGACACGATCGACACTGACCAGCTCGCCGCCGCCTTCGCCACCCTGTCGGAGACGTTCGCCGACACCCCCGGCACGGTCAACGCCTCGCTGGTCGGGCTGTCCCGGCTCTCCCGTACCGTCGCCGACCGCGACGCCGAACTGCGCTCGCTGCTGGCCCGCGCCCGGACGGTCACCGACGTGCTCGCGACCCGGGACGAGGAGTTCCGCGCGCTGGTCACCGACGGCGAGGCGCTCCTGGCGGAGGTGCGGCGCCGCCGGGACGCCATCCACGAGCTGCTCGTCGGCACCAACGACCTGGCCACCCAGCTGTCCGGTCTGGTCGCCGACAACCAGGCCCAGCTCGGTCCGGCCCTGCGCCAGCTGCGGGACGTGGTCGCCATCCTGCAACGCAACCGGGACGACCTCGAACTGACCGTCCAGCGGATGGCGCCGTTCGTCAGCGCCTTCGCCAACGTGGTCGGCAACGGACGGTGGTTCGACTCGTACGTGCAGGGGCTCGTCCAGCCGTTCCAGCCCACGACGGGAGGACGCTGA
- a CDS encoding MCE family protein yields MPDTVRRWRRPVAAATVLVTVAAAVAVLRPGTPPRRLVAQFTGTVGVHPGSDVRVLGVRVGEVVEVRPQGRTVRVTMRYDREVQVPAGAQAVVVPPSVVSDRYVQLTPAYAGGAVLADGAEIPVERTATPMEIDDIYRALDDFNRALGPRGANADGALSDLVATGRANLEGNGDELHDTLDGLSQALTTLADGRQDLFGSVANLQRFTTALARSDQQVRAFNRQLAEVAAQLAGERDELAAALRNLATALADVTTFVRQNRDLLTADVAALADVTGVLVRQQQAVIDILDVAPLALNNLALAYNPRSGTLDTRDNVLGPYDPASFVCSLLVDQTPATVPATCTALAQTLHARKLPMTDQLRKLLKLPPGATRPAPPATPSPVAPGAAVPSPAPGGPDLTLGGILRGPA; encoded by the coding sequence ATGCCCGACACCGTACGCCGCTGGCGCCGGCCGGTCGCCGCCGCGACCGTGCTGGTCACCGTGGCCGCCGCCGTCGCGGTGCTGCGTCCCGGTACGCCGCCCCGCCGGCTCGTCGCCCAGTTCACCGGCACGGTCGGCGTGCACCCGGGTTCCGACGTGCGGGTGCTCGGCGTCCGCGTCGGCGAGGTGGTCGAGGTGCGACCGCAGGGCCGCACGGTCCGGGTGACCATGCGCTACGACCGGGAGGTGCAGGTGCCGGCCGGCGCGCAGGCCGTGGTCGTGCCGCCCAGCGTGGTCAGCGACCGCTACGTGCAGCTCACCCCCGCGTACGCCGGCGGCGCCGTGCTCGCCGACGGCGCCGAGATACCCGTCGAGCGCACCGCCACCCCGATGGAGATCGACGACATCTACCGGGCGCTCGACGACTTCAACCGTGCGCTCGGTCCGCGGGGCGCCAACGCCGACGGCGCCCTGTCCGATCTCGTCGCCACCGGCCGTGCCAACCTGGAGGGCAACGGCGACGAGCTGCACGACACCCTCGACGGGCTCTCCCAGGCGTTGACCACGCTCGCCGACGGGCGGCAGGACCTCTTCGGCTCGGTGGCCAACCTGCAACGCTTCACCACCGCCCTGGCCCGCAGCGACCAGCAGGTCCGGGCGTTCAACCGGCAACTGGCCGAGGTGGCCGCGCAACTGGCCGGCGAGCGGGACGAGCTCGCCGCCGCGTTGCGCAACCTGGCCACCGCCCTCGCCGACGTCACCACCTTCGTCCGGCAGAACCGCGACCTGCTGACCGCCGACGTCGCCGCCCTGGCGGACGTCACCGGCGTGCTGGTCCGCCAACAGCAGGCCGTCATCGACATCCTCGACGTCGCCCCGCTCGCGCTGAACAACCTGGCGCTGGCCTACAACCCCCGGTCCGGAACGCTGGACACCCGGGACAACGTCCTCGGTCCCTACGATCCCGCCAGCTTCGTCTGTTCCCTCCTGGTCGACCAGACACCCGCGACGGTGCCCGCGACGTGCACCGCCCTCGCGCAGACCCTGCACGCCCGCAAGCTTCCGATGACCGACCAGCTCCGGAAGCTGCTCAAGCTGCCGCCCGGCGCGACCCGCCCGGCGCCACCGGCCACACCCTCACCGGTGGCGCCCGGCGCGGCGGTGCCGTCGCCCGCGCCGGGCGGCCCCGACCTCACCCTCGGCGGCATCCTGCGGGGGCCGGCATGA
- a CDS encoding MCE family protein — protein MTRRMRRTLAATLAVALLPAGCGLPEVTELPLPGGAPDGRGYRVTAEFRDVLDLVPQAAVKVDDVTVGSVERISLSGWTAQVVLRLDADVRLPANATAAVRQSSLLGEKYVTVAPPSGPPATGALADGDVIPLSRTTRGVEVEEVLAALGLLLNGGGLAQLRTINQELATALDGREPAVRDALRQLDTFIGGLERQKTDIVRAVEALDRLTGRLARQQQVIGAAVDSLAPGLTVLEEQRAQLTGVLTALGDLGRVGTRVVESSRADTVASLKALKPILEQLVRAGDDLPKSLDFMLSYPFPPNVTGAIVGDFVNLAVTADLDAAGILANLVAAAPPPARPAARPGQPAAPRPPGGVPVPKPGGTGNLDLPLTECLPDPDNFPAIWVPPAKCLLPEGCTLLKPGSPVPVGGLVLPKGLVPAGTAFPEGTELPAGTVLTADCLLPVTGEILGQVGDLPDVLGGGLLP, from the coding sequence ATGACCCGCCGGATGCGCCGCACCCTGGCCGCCACCCTGGCCGTGGCACTGCTGCCCGCCGGCTGCGGGTTGCCCGAGGTGACCGAACTGCCGCTGCCCGGCGGAGCGCCCGACGGCCGCGGCTACCGCGTCACCGCCGAGTTCCGCGACGTGCTGGACCTGGTGCCCCAGGCGGCCGTGAAGGTGGATGACGTCACGGTGGGCAGCGTCGAGAGGATCTCGCTGTCCGGCTGGACCGCGCAGGTCGTTCTCCGCCTCGACGCCGACGTCCGACTCCCGGCCAACGCCACCGCCGCCGTCCGGCAGAGCAGCCTGCTGGGGGAGAAGTACGTGACGGTGGCCCCGCCGTCCGGCCCGCCCGCCACCGGTGCCCTCGCCGACGGCGATGTCATCCCGCTGTCCCGCACCACCCGGGGCGTCGAGGTCGAGGAGGTGCTCGCCGCCCTCGGCCTGCTGCTCAACGGTGGCGGCCTGGCCCAGTTGCGCACCATCAACCAGGAACTCGCCACGGCCCTCGACGGGCGGGAGCCGGCGGTGCGGGACGCGCTGCGGCAGCTCGACACCTTCATCGGCGGCCTGGAGCGGCAGAAGACCGACATCGTCCGGGCCGTCGAGGCGCTCGACCGGCTGACCGGCCGGCTGGCCCGCCAGCAGCAGGTGATCGGTGCCGCAGTCGACTCGCTGGCCCCCGGCCTGACCGTGCTGGAGGAGCAGCGGGCCCAGCTCACCGGCGTCCTCACCGCGCTCGGCGACCTCGGGCGGGTCGGCACCCGGGTGGTCGAGAGCAGCCGCGCGGACACCGTGGCCAGTCTGAAGGCCCTGAAACCGATCCTGGAACAGCTGGTGCGCGCCGGCGACGACCTGCCGAAGTCCCTCGACTTCATGCTGTCGTACCCGTTCCCGCCGAACGTCACCGGCGCGATCGTCGGGGACTTCGTCAACCTGGCCGTGACCGCCGACCTGGACGCGGCCGGCATCCTGGCCAACCTGGTGGCGGCGGCCCCGCCGCCCGCCCGCCCGGCCGCCCGGCCGGGCCAGCCGGCCGCACCACGCCCCCCGGGCGGCGTCCCCGTGCCGAAGCCCGGCGGCACGGGGAACCTCGACCTGCCCCTGACCGAGTGCCTGCCCGACCCGGACAACTTCCCGGCGATCTGGGTCCCGCCGGCGAAGTGCCTGCTGCCCGAGGGCTGCACGCTGCTCAAGCCGGGTTCGCCGGTGCCCGTCGGCGGGCTGGTCCTCCCCAAGGGACTGGTGCCGGCCGGAACGGCGTTTCCCGAAGGGACGGAACTGCCCGCCGGAACCGTCCTCACCGCCGACTGCCTGCTCCCGGTCACCGGCGAGATCCTCGGCCAGGTCGGCGACCTGCCGGACGTCCTCGGAGGGGGGCTGCTGCCGTGA
- a CDS encoding MlaD family protein produces MIGRSTRLKVLAFVVVSLLGVAYVGLRYVGLGDTLLGGGYRVHLDLVRAGGIFPHAPVTYRGVPVGRVTAVELRDGGVRADLRIDRGVRIPDDLRAVVAQRSAVGEQYVDLRPERDGGPYLRDGAVIPADRTGVPLPPEVLLTNLDALVRSVGPEDLAVVITELGTAFEGNEAALARLLDAGDALLADATAALPETLALIRDGRTVLQTQAESAEALRRWAADLAALAATVRAADPDLRRLLAAGPPAATEVTALLRGLEPTVGTLLGNLVTVNGIAARRLPNIEHLLVVYPITVSGGFTVTPGDGTAHLGLVLNANDPPPCRYGDGGRQCSAKDRAAGAGVRGSANAPRAGGRPAPAPAAPPPAYAAGFDPATGLVLGSDGRPLQFGAAGGQYRMAGDQSWKHLLLAGVTP; encoded by the coding sequence GTGATCGGACGGTCGACCCGGCTCAAGGTGCTCGCGTTCGTGGTGGTCAGCCTGCTCGGCGTCGCCTACGTGGGCCTGCGCTACGTCGGGCTCGGTGACACGCTGCTGGGCGGTGGGTACCGCGTCCACCTCGACCTCGTCCGGGCCGGGGGGATCTTCCCCCACGCACCGGTCACCTACCGGGGTGTTCCCGTCGGCCGGGTCACCGCCGTCGAGCTGCGCGACGGCGGTGTCCGCGCCGACCTGCGGATCGACCGCGGCGTACGGATCCCCGACGACCTCCGTGCGGTGGTCGCCCAGCGCTCCGCCGTCGGAGAGCAGTACGTCGACCTGCGGCCGGAGCGCGACGGCGGGCCGTACCTGCGCGACGGGGCGGTGATCCCGGCCGACCGGACCGGCGTGCCGCTGCCGCCCGAGGTGCTCCTGACGAACCTGGACGCGCTGGTCCGGTCGGTCGGCCCCGAGGACCTGGCCGTGGTGATCACGGAACTCGGCACCGCGTTCGAGGGCAACGAGGCGGCGCTGGCGCGGCTCCTCGACGCCGGCGACGCGCTGCTCGCCGACGCCACCGCCGCGCTGCCGGAGACCCTCGCGCTGATCCGCGACGGCCGGACCGTCCTCCAGACCCAGGCCGAGTCGGCGGAGGCCCTGCGCCGCTGGGCCGCCGACCTGGCGGCGCTCGCCGCCACCGTCCGGGCCGCCGATCCCGACCTGCGCCGGCTGCTCGCCGCCGGACCGCCCGCCGCCACCGAGGTCACCGCGCTGCTGCGGGGACTGGAACCGACCGTCGGCACGCTGCTCGGAAACCTCGTCACCGTCAACGGCATCGCCGCCCGACGGCTGCCGAACATCGAGCACCTGCTGGTCGTCTACCCGATCACCGTCTCGGGCGGCTTCACGGTCACGCCGGGCGACGGCACCGCCCACCTCGGCCTGGTGCTCAACGCGAACGACCCGCCGCCCTGCCGGTACGGCGACGGCGGCCGGCAGTGCAGCGCGAAGGACCGGGCGGCCGGGGCGGGCGTACGCGGGTCGGCCAACGCGCCACGGGCGGGCGGCCGGCCGGCTCCGGCCCCCGCCGCCCCGCCGCCCGCGTACGCGGCGGGATTCGACCCGGCGACCGGGCTGGTGCTCGGCAGCGACGGGCGGCCGTTGCAGTTCGGCGCGGCCGGCGGCCAGTACCGGATGGCGGGGGACCAGTCGTGGAAGCACCTGCTGCTCGCCGGGGTGACCCCGTGA
- a CDS encoding long-chain fatty acid--CoA ligase, with protein MQDVAVAPLDVGAVVPGLAERVWVNAREAPQAVQFVRPAPVSRAWPAPRSVQGGDLPVTCEQFRDDVLTLARGFVAAGVGHGDRIVLMSRTRYEWTLVDYALWAIGAVPVPVYETASSDQVGWILSDSGAMGAVVESASHGEMVAALRHGLPALRDVWQIDAGDLIALAGQGRTVDDTRIDDRRKRVTGGDVATIVYTSGTTGRPKGCVLTHRNIHCDVTAAVAALSRLLYPGASTVLFLPLAHMFARLIQVGVVQSRATMVHSADVAGVLEQLRRHRPTFILAVPRVFEKMYNRARQKAEDARRGRLFALADRVAVRYSRALDRPRGPNPLLRLARAVFDLLAYRKLRAALGGRCRTAIVGGAPLGERVGHFFRGAGIQVLEGYGLTETSPALTANLPSAQRIGTVGRPLPGVEIRVADDGEVLAHGDVVFPGYWNNPDATRDTFTPDGWLRTGDLGSLDPDGFLRLTGRKKEIIVTAAGKNIAPAPIEEAVRAHPLVSQCMLVGDDRPYVAALVTIDAQAWPRWRSAHGRPDASVADLRDDPALRGEIQEAVDQANQTVSRAEQVKTFAILPRDFTEADGELTPTLKIKRGVVEERFRSDVEALYRGH; from the coding sequence GTGCAGGACGTCGCTGTCGCGCCGCTGGACGTCGGGGCGGTGGTGCCGGGGCTGGCGGAGCGTGTGTGGGTCAACGCCCGGGAGGCTCCGCAGGCGGTGCAGTTCGTACGCCCCGCGCCGGTGTCGCGCGCGTGGCCCGCGCCGCGGTCGGTGCAGGGTGGCGACCTGCCGGTGACGTGCGAGCAGTTCCGGGACGACGTCCTCACGCTGGCGCGCGGTTTCGTTGCCGCCGGCGTGGGCCACGGTGACCGGATCGTGCTGATGAGCCGTACCCGGTACGAGTGGACCCTGGTCGACTACGCCCTGTGGGCGATCGGGGCGGTGCCGGTGCCGGTGTACGAGACGGCCAGCTCGGACCAGGTCGGTTGGATCCTGTCGGATTCGGGCGCGATGGGCGCCGTGGTGGAGTCGGCGAGCCACGGGGAGATGGTCGCCGCCCTGCGGCACGGCCTTCCGGCGCTGCGTGACGTGTGGCAGATCGACGCCGGTGACCTGATCGCCCTCGCCGGCCAGGGGCGCACCGTCGACGACACGCGGATCGACGACCGGCGCAAGCGGGTGACCGGCGGTGACGTCGCCACGATCGTCTACACCAGCGGCACGACGGGGCGCCCGAAGGGTTGCGTGCTGACGCACCGCAACATCCACTGCGACGTGACCGCCGCGGTCGCGGCGCTGTCGCGGCTGCTGTACCCCGGGGCGTCGACGGTGCTGTTCCTGCCGCTGGCGCACATGTTCGCCCGGTTGATCCAGGTGGGGGTGGTGCAGAGTCGCGCGACCATGGTGCACAGCGCCGACGTCGCCGGGGTGCTGGAGCAGCTGCGCCGGCACCGGCCGACGTTCATCCTGGCGGTGCCGCGCGTCTTCGAGAAGATGTACAACCGGGCCCGGCAGAAGGCCGAGGACGCGCGGCGCGGCCGGCTGTTCGCCCTCGCCGACCGGGTGGCGGTGCGGTACAGCCGGGCCCTCGACCGGCCGCGCGGGCCGAACCCGCTGCTGCGGCTGGCCCGGGCCGTGTTCGACCTGCTGGCGTATCGGAAGCTGCGGGCGGCGCTCGGCGGGCGGTGTCGGACGGCGATCGTCGGCGGCGCACCCCTCGGCGAGCGGGTGGGGCACTTCTTCCGGGGTGCGGGAATCCAGGTCCTGGAGGGGTACGGCCTCACCGAGACGTCGCCCGCCCTCACGGCGAACCTGCCGTCGGCGCAGCGGATCGGCACCGTCGGCCGACCGCTGCCCGGCGTGGAGATCCGGGTCGCCGACGACGGCGAGGTGCTGGCGCACGGCGACGTGGTGTTCCCGGGGTACTGGAACAACCCGGACGCCACCCGGGACACCTTCACGCCGGACGGGTGGCTTCGCACCGGTGACCTCGGCAGCCTCGACCCCGACGGCTTCCTCCGGCTCACCGGCCGCAAGAAGGAGATCATCGTGACGGCGGCCGGCAAGAACATCGCACCCGCGCCGATCGAGGAGGCCGTCCGCGCCCATCCGCTGGTCAGCCAGTGCATGCTCGTCGGCGACGATCGACCGTACGTGGCCGCGCTGGTCACCATCGATGCGCAGGCGTGGCCGCGGTGGCGGTCCGCCCACGGCCGGCCGGACGCCTCGGTCGCCGACCTGCGGGACGACCCCGCGCTGCGCGGCGAGATCCAGGAGGCGGTCGACCAGGCCAACCAGACCGTGTCCCGGGCCGAGCAGGTCAAGACCTTCGCCATCCTGCCGCGCGACTTCACCGAGGCCGACGGCGAACTGACCCCGACCCTGAAGATCAAGCGCGGCGTCGTCGAGGAGCGCTTCCGGTCGGACGTCGAGGCGCTCTACCGCGGCCACTGA